CAGAAAGCGCTCCGGGAAGTTTCTCGCAGGGAATGAGAAACTCGCGGAGCGCTTTTTTATCGCGCAGGACGTGCAGGCATAAAACGCCTGAAAAGCGATGCGGGACTTTTTTTGTTCGAAGCTGCCGTTCAAAAGAAATCACCTGCGAAAAAGTGATCGTTTTTGCAGTAATACGGTACATTAAAACAGAAAAATTGGTCATTTTTTATTAATGACGTGAATCGTCCTTTATGATAATTTGGCGTTGATTGATAGTTATTAATTTTTTATAAAGTGACGTGTCGGAGGGAACCTCCGGCGGGATTTTTGCTGAAGGCTGGCCGCGGCCAGGCCGAAAAGCGGAGAAAGATGAAAAGGAGCGATAGTCATGAATCTGAGCACGTTTAACGGCGATTGGTCGAAAGTGAACTTTCTGAACCTGATGATGATCGACCTGAGGGGCAACCTGCGCTCGGTAACGCTGCCCCGCGAGTACGCGACCGAAAAGGTTTTGCGCGACGGCATCGGTTTCGACGGCTCCAACTACGGCTACGCCAAAGTCAGCAATTCCGACATGGTGGCCGTTCCCGACATGGGGCGGGCGCTGCTGGAACGGCGCGGCGAATTCAACACCGTGCACGTGTTCTGCGACGTGGTCTCCGCCACCGACGAACGTATCCCCTTCGAGCAGTATCCTCGCAACGTCGTCAGAAACGCCGCCAGGTACCTGCGCGACAAGAAGATCGCCGACGACGCCAAAATGCTGGTGGAGCTGGAATATTACGCGTTCGATCAGGTGGAGTACACGATCCAGCCCAACCGCGTCGGCTACAGAGTCGCCACCGCCGAGGGGCTGGGCGACGATTTCAGCAGCGCGCCGCGCTTCGGCCTGTTCGACGGCTATCACCGCGTCTCGCCCGAGGACCGCTACCGCGATTTCCGCGACACGACGGTGGAGCTGATGGGGATCGCCGGCGTGCCGGTGAAGTATCATCATCACGAGGTGGCCGCCGGCCAGCTGGAGATCGAGCTGGAATTCACGTCGATGGAGAAGACGGCCGACGACGTGACGCTGGCCAAGTGGATCATCCGCACCGTGGCCCGCGAGATGGGCATCTTCGCCACGTTCATGCCCAAGCCGATGAACAAGGTTTCCGGCAGCGGCATGCACGTGCACCAATTCTTGACCCGCGACGGCAAAAGCCTGTTCCCCGGCGACGGCGTCGCCAATCTGTCGCCGCTGGCGCTTTCCTACACGGCGGGACTGCTGACCCACAGCCAGACGGGCAGCCTGCTGGCGTTCACCAATCCAAGCACCAACAGTTACCGCCGCCTCGTGCCCGGCTTCGAAGCGCCCGTCAGCGCCACGTTTGCCAAGGGCTCGCGCTGCGCCGCCGTGCGCATCCCCAGCTATCTCAAGAAGGACAGCACGCGCGTGGAGTACCGGCCCGGCGACGCCTCGGCCAACGTTTACTTTATGCTGGCCGGCATGGTCATGGCCGGCTGCGACGGCATCGCCGCCCAGCTCGATCCCGTGGCGCTCGGCATGAACAGCGCCGAGATCCTTCAGGAAAAGATCTTCCCGCTCAACCTGAACGCCGTGCTCGACGGCTTGGAAAAGGATCACGCCTATCTGCGCCCCGTCTTCCCCGAGCAGCTCGTCGAGCAGTGGATCAAGGTCAAGCGCGAGGAAGCCGCCTACATCTACAACGCCCCGACGCCGCAGGAGTACGAGCTGTACTTCTGAATCAGGTACGGGCAGAGAAAACTCAAGAGCAACGGCAAAGGCCGGCGAGCGTGCTCGCCGGCCTTTGCCGTTGGAAATGTTTCAGACGGAACGTTTTCGTTTGCGCGGGGAAAGATACTCTCCGCACACCCGTTCCTCGTTTTATACTATTTCTTAATTAAAAGGCCGAACGCGTTGGGCTTGAAGCTGCCCACGGGGATGGAATCGCCGCGGTAAGTGCCCGGCTTCACGTCGAGTTTTCCCGTATCGAAATAGTTCTGCTCGATGTTGTAGGGATAGTGGCCGTAGTAGTTGGCGTCGGTCCAGGACGGCGACGGCTCGATGCTGAACGGCCCGGCGCCGCCGGCGCGGCAGGCGTATTCCCATTCCGCCTCCGTGGGCAGGCGGTAGCCGTTCGCGTCGCGGTTCCAGGTCACGTTTTCGCCGTCGATCGCGTAAGCGGGCGTCAGCCCTTCCGCGGTGCTCTTCAGGTTGCAGAACTTCACGGCGTCGTACCAGCTGACGTTCTCCACGGGCAGTTTTTCACCGCGGGTGTGGCGGCTGGGATTTGCGCCCGTCAGCGCCTTGTATTCCTCCTGAGTGACCTCGCGGCGGCCGAGATAAAAGTCGCTCACCGTCACGTGATGCTGGCGTTCGTCGTTCTCGCGCCACGGCTCGCCCTCGGGGCTGCCCATGATGAACGTGCCGCCTGTGATCAGGATCATTTCGTCTTGCGGCGCCGCCAGCGCGGTTCTCGCGCTCAGCGCCAGGAGGACCAGCAGGATCAGCGTGCTTTTCATGGCGCTCGCCTAAAATCCGTTCTTCTCCAGCCAGGCGTCGAGGTCGGCGCTCAGCGAGGAGCCGCCGTCGTAGTAGATGGAAAGCGGATTCTGCACGACGGCCGCGGGGATCAGCTTGGTGATGGCGGAGACGCTCTGGCCGAGCCGGCCGCCGCCGTTGCTGCAAAAAGGCGACACCGTTTTGCCGGCGAAGTCGTAACTTTCGAGGAACGTGGCGACCGGCATGGGGATCGACGCCCACCAGTTGGGATAGCCGAGCAGGATCGTGTCGTACTTCGCCATGTCGGTCACTTTGCCCTTGATCTCCGGCCGGGCCTGGGCGCGCTGGTCGCGCTGCGCTTCCTTCAGCACGGTGTTGTAGTCGTCGGAGTAGGGCTTGACCAGCTCGATCTCGAAAATGTCGGCCCCCGTCTTTTTCTGGATGGCGCGGGCGATGCCGCGCGTGTTGCCGCCCCACGAATAGAAAACGATCAGCGTCTTCTCCTTCGTCGGTTTCGCCGCCGCGGGCAGCGCCCAGAGGGCCGCCAGCGCGGACAGACCGATCATCAGCGCGTACAGGTTTTTCATATTTGGAATCTCCTTTCATAATGAGACATCTGCCGGAAAGGCCTTTGTGCGTGGCCCTGCCTCTGGTGGCTCATTATAAAGGTTTGAGCGCCCTTCAGGTCAAGAGTCCCGGAACGATTATACGGAGATTTGTGCCAGCGGCGTCAGGATCGATAAATCGGGCTGGTTCGATCCCAGCGCCGGCGACGTGATCGGCTGGTATATGACGATGAACGGGAAAGCTCAAAACGCGGGCGCAGAAACGCGTCCGCGAGAAGCGATGCTGATTCTCGATGAAAAAGTTTCATCGGCAATCCGCATTACATGAGGTGTTTGAGAGCTTTTTGTGCA
This sequence is a window from Pyramidobacter sp. YE332. Protein-coding genes within it:
- a CDS encoding flavodoxin; amino-acid sequence: MKNLYALMIGLSALAALWALPAAAKPTKEKTLIVFYSWGGNTRGIARAIQKKTGADIFEIELVKPYSDDYNTVLKEAQRDQRAQARPEIKGKVTDMAKYDTILLGYPNWWASIPMPVATFLESYDFAGKTVSPFCSNGGGRLGQSVSAITKLIPAAVVQNPLSIYYDGGSSLSADLDAWLEKNGF
- a CDS encoding glutamine synthetase beta-grasp domain-containing protein, translated to MNLSTFNGDWSKVNFLNLMMIDLRGNLRSVTLPREYATEKVLRDGIGFDGSNYGYAKVSNSDMVAVPDMGRALLERRGEFNTVHVFCDVVSATDERIPFEQYPRNVVRNAARYLRDKKIADDAKMLVELEYYAFDQVEYTIQPNRVGYRVATAEGLGDDFSSAPRFGLFDGYHRVSPEDRYRDFRDTTVELMGIAGVPVKYHHHEVAAGQLEIELEFTSMEKTADDVTLAKWIIRTVAREMGIFATFMPKPMNKVSGSGMHVHQFLTRDGKSLFPGDGVANLSPLALSYTAGLLTHSQTGSLLAFTNPSTNSYRRLVPGFEAPVSATFAKGSRCAAVRIPSYLKKDSTRVEYRPGDASANVYFMLAGMVMAGCDGIAAQLDPVALGMNSAEILQEKIFPLNLNAVLDGLEKDHAYLRPVFPEQLVEQWIKVKREEAAYIYNAPTPQEYELYF
- a CDS encoding SUMF1/EgtB/PvdO family nonheme iron enzyme, yielding MKSTLILLVLLALSARTALAAPQDEMILITGGTFIMGSPEGEPWRENDERQHHVTVSDFYLGRREVTQEEYKALTGANPSRHTRGEKLPVENVSWYDAVKFCNLKSTAEGLTPAYAIDGENVTWNRDANGYRLPTEAEWEYACRAGGAGPFSIEPSPSWTDANYYGHYPYNIEQNYFDTGKLDVKPGTYRGDSIPVGSFKPNAFGLLIKK